CCTGTTTATAGATGATTTGACAAGGTTGTGCTGGGTTTACTTCTTGAGGcaaaagtcagaagtgtttgaagccTTCTGTAAATTCAAGGCTTATGCTGAAAATCAGTCAGACTGCAAAATTAGAGCTTTGAGGACTGATAATGGCTCTGAATATGTGTCTGAGAGATTTCAAAAGCTTTGTGACAGTGATGGGATTCATCATCAGCTCACAACAGTCTATACTCCTCAACAGAATGGAGTCTGTGGAGGAAGAATAGGACTGTGCTGAACATGGCCAGGTGCCTCTTGTTTCAAGGCAAGCTTCCAagtcagttttgggctgaggcagttaacaCCTCAGTGTATCTGCTCAATAGACTGCCAACTAGAGCAGTCAAGGATAAGACTCCTTATGAGGCTTGGCATAGAGTTAAACCTGTAGTAACACACTTGAAAGTGTTTGGTTGTGTGTGTTATGCTCTTGTTCCAGTGGAAAGAGAACCAAGCTCGAGAGCAGGGCCACTCCAGGAATCTTTGTTGGCTATAGCAGCAACAAGAAGGGCTATAGAGTTTATGATCCTATAGCAAAGAAAGTCTTAGTCAGCAgggatgtaaaatttgatgaagaaaAGGTGTGGAATTGGAATAGTACTGAAGCTAACATGTTTGAAATGGATCAGTTGGACTTGGTTGCTGAGCCTACAGAAGAGGAACCAAGTGAAGATGCTGTAGATGACACACCAGTGAGGGGCACCAGAACTTTGGCTGATGTCTATCAGAGGTGCAATGTCGCTGTGATTGAGCCCTCAGACTTTGAAGAGGCTGCCAAGGACAGAAGCGGATGGAAGCTATGGAAGCTGAGCTGGAAATGATCAATAAAAATGAAACATGGGAGTTGGTGAGCAGACCAGAAAATAAGAAGGTTATTAGGGTTAAATGGGTGTACCGGACCAAGTACAATGCTGATGGCTcactgaacaagcacaaggccaGGCTTGTGGTGAAGGGTTACAGTCAGCAGTATGGTGTGGACTTCTTGGAGACTTTTGCTCCAGTGGCAAGACTGGACACAATCAAGCTACTGTTTGCTTTAGCAGCTCAGAAGCAGTGGAAAGTTCACCAATTGGATGTCAAATCTGCATTCCTGAATGGTTTTCTCAAGGAGGAGATCTTCATTgagcaacctgaaggttttgaagtTGCTGGACATCAAGACAAAGTGTACAAGTTAAGAAAGGCCctctatggcctgaaacaggcaccaagggcctggtatgacagagTTGATGCTTATCTGACCAAGCTTGGATTTGTGAAGAGCCTTAGTGAACCTACTCTGTATGTTAAGAGGTCAGAATTTGAAACCTTGCTGATTGTCTCTTTGTATCTGGATGACTTGTTAGTGACAGGGAGCAAAGTTGAGCTCATTGATGAGTTCAAGATTCAAATGCAGCAAGTGTTTGAGATGACAGATTTAGGGgtcatgacttacttccttggcatggaagttcACCAGTCTGATTGGGGCATCTTCATCAGCCAACAAACATTTGCCTTGAAGATTCTTGGCAAATTTTGCATGCAAAATTGTAAAGCAGTAAGTACACCAGTGGTACAGGGTGAAAAATTAACTAGCAATGGTGATCAGCAAAGGGTTAATGAGAGGCATTATCGAAGGctagttggttgtctgttgtATCTAACAGCAACCAGGCCAGACATCATGTTTGGTGTTAGCCTGTTATCGAGATTCATGCATTGTTGCAATGAGGCACATTTGAAAGCTGCAAAAAGGGTCCTTAGATACATCAAAGGCACGGCTAACTTTGGTGTAATGTTTGAAAGTGGGAAGGAACTGAAATTAGAAGGTTACTCTGATAGTGATTGGGCAGGATCCCtcgatgacatgaagagtacctctggatacttcttcacacttggatcgggcatgttttgttggagttcaaagaagcaacaaactgttgctcagtccACAGCTGAAGCAGAGTACATTGCTGCAGCAGGAACAATTAATCAGGCCATTTGGCTAAGAAAGCTGCTTCATGACCTTAATgaaactcaagatgaagcaactgaaatttgggtggataatcagtctgcagttgcgatagccaagaaccctgtgttccatggtaagactaagcattttaaaatcaaactgcattttgttagagaggctgaacaagcaaaggaagtcaGCCTTGTGCGTTGCAGCTCAAGGGCACAATTGGCTGACATAATGACCAAGCCTTTAGGGGCTACTCGATTTGAATCTTTGAGAAGTGCAATTGGAatgtgttgcatacagtccaaggaggagtgttgaaagctggactgcaatgcaacatggagccagaagcatgctactgtcgagaccagcagctatcaagctcagctcattttgcttggcgcgcacgaatggtttttggaccaaatgaagcaactgacattgctgttttgttttgatgtaatttagttCAGTTTGATTGTAACTAGCTTTAATAGTTAGCAGGATTAAGTTAGTGATTAGATAGCTGATGTAAAAGCTGATATGGCAGCTCATTTTGTATTTGACTTTAACTTACATTGGTTGTAAATTAGTGGAGGCAGTTAGATTAGTAGGTAACTATCAAATGAACAAATTGTAACtcctttttatttcaaattttgaatgaaaaaagGTAATGTTCAGTTACAATTCTGGCTGTACATTCAAGTTTCTTGCTTGCTGCTCTGCTTGTTTTTTTTTCTGCTTCGATTACTCTTGCTTCTGCTTGCAAATCTCTTtgttgctgctgccattgttccaacaataTATACCAGTAGACCATGACTACTTCAATCCTATCCTCATCTTGTAGCTCATTGCTAGACCGTAAATCCAAGAGCCATTTTCTAAAATGCACCACCTTATTCTTCTCAACCCTTAAATCATGACATccttggattttattttttttagcaaTTGCTTTGCTATTGAAATTGATTACTATATATATTGCAAGAAGATGATTTTAATATATGGTAGGATAGAACTTACATCTATAGTTTACAGACataacaaattattttaattaaaataattataattttagattttaattaaccCTTAAATTGAGTGCCAAGGATTCACCTTCATGTACACGAATCGATTCCCTAGTAATAAATCCAAAAGCTTACACAGTTCAATCACAAAAGTATATCAACAGAAAAGAAGTTTTGTAGTTGAGAAGTTCTTTAAAAACCATGCAAGCTAAAGCTACAAGTAAAACAAGTTTGAGACATCAATAATAGATGAAGAAGAAATTTTTCATGGGGATTACAGTTTGACGCAGTTGTAATCTATTATGGCCTCTTTAAGCTTCCATCTTCTTTTAACATTCAACCTCGTTGACTGAGGGCAAGAGATTCGGAGCTTTTGATGTCGACGTTGGCGATGATGTCCCCGATCCGCCCGATGATCCCCTTGATTTCTTTTTCCGAGGTTTTTTCGGGACTTCAGTTGCGTCTTGGCAAGATGATTCGCTGTCCCGAATCGAGTTCTTGGTCCTCTGTACTTCTTGACCGGGGCATTCTGCCGTCGAATTGTTTGCCAAACGATTTTGCTTGGACTTCTTGCTAGCTTTAGGAGAACCTTTAGGAGAGTCAGTTTCGACCGCTGGCTTCCGATGTTTCTTCCTTTGCTTCTCATTACCATTAGCTGGCAATGAGTTTGGACTTCCTGcatgaatgaaaataattttaaatttttttatttctatttatatttaaaagGTGACAtccaattcatataaattttgaatCCTATAATTATTGTCTTTGTTATTATTAGTTGTAATCGAATCATGCTAAACTcgaacattaaaaaatttaagtttaaaatgtGACTCGAATTTGATCGAAtactattataaaaattcgaATTTAACTTGAAATCAAACCAAACTATTCAAGCTACTTCCGATTTAAACTCATTtacattagttatatatatatacttgagcTCATTCTTAtacaattttaaaagaaaattaaaatgacAATTTAAGATTTAGTTTTTAAGTGTATGTATATAAAGGGTAAAGTAgtaaattaacattaaaatttattataaataaaaaattattaggaTTACAAGTTGTTCAAATCAAGTATTAacatatttgataatgattaaattaaactagaataatttattagtataaatatctgatttattttttatcaggaaaaaatgatattttatatatGAGATTTAAAAATAAAGACCTTACTTTGTGGTTGATGAAATAGAATCTTATCAAATCTATGATTTTGGATTCGTTTGAATTGTGTGTTTAAAATTGAATGATTATTAATATATTgtggttaaaaaataaaaagggaacaAACCTGATGCAGAAGGATTCGCTTCTAGATTGCCATTTAAAGCATCTGCCGAGAATTTTGGAGCAGAAGTAAACTCATTCATCTGCAaggattttataaaaaataattattaacctaaaatttaatgttaataaaattttaaacaagttATTTACCGTAAGTAATTAGattgaataaaatgattaaaaatattaaaaattgattaaagtatcaaatttATACTCATATGTCAGACTACATTTTGGTACTAATTAAAATGGATTGTAACACATTGAATGGATTAAAATacattacaattttttattaaaatgaaatttaaattattttatactaatttagGGTtgaaataatacatataaattaaTACAATCGTTAATATCGATACAATATTAACAATCATATATCtaactattattttttatggtaTTCTAAAATTAGAAGTTAGTATTCTTACAcacataataaaaacataatcacATTACATACTTACATGTTACATTCAAAGGGAGTTGTCTAAATAAAAGCTTACCACTTGCTCCCATAAACTCAAACCCaagtaaattttataattcaacatCCCTTCACTTTCAGAACTTTTATAACCATTATTTAAATCTGTGCTAAATAACaattaaagaaaggaaaggaaaatttTGACATCATACCCAAGAAGGCTTGGTGGCAGAAGGACCATCCATACCAATATGGGCAACATGTTTTACATCTGTAGGAGGTCCTATTTGCATTTCTGGTTTTTTATCTACTGCAAAAattgtcaaaataatatttaagggAAAAAATGTGGTAGAGTGATATAATATAattggtaaaaaaatattttcataagaaaaaagggttatgaaaaaaaacttaatttgggTACTTACCAAACATATGGGTAAAGTATTTTAAGCTTTTCAAAAGACCATTCATTTTGCTTGTCAGTAATGGTGGATCCTTTTGCAATACAAATATGAAATCTTCCTTCCCAAGGTAGAAGAAAAGGCTTGTTTTCTCCCAAGCGACGGAAAAGGAAATCAAGAATATATTCCAAAGTCTGTTTTTGACACGTCACATATAAAGAAAACATAAATtgcaagtaaaaataatatatatatcatgttaGAATTGGTATAAATATTTACATACAAGGAAAACTGCAAAAGGTGATCACGAAAGAGCTTTTACTTCCTTTTCAAAAATCTTTAATCTCTATCATGAATGCCAACATTTTGTTAAATTAGATAGATACTGTCGATGAAAATCAAATGTTGATTTCGAAGTTTTGTCTAGCTCATTTGAGTAATTGTCTAAGGGATAAATAAGTACATTCacctctaaaataaaaatttttattttttattttttatttttatcttttaaaatgtataaaattataagtaATGATGAAATTGCACATTGAtagtttaaaaatgataaaattttaatttaatttttgtaaaaattataaaattattaaatagtaaaattaaattttatctctTATCAATATGTGTAGcttaattctaattctaaaaaaaaaaatctcgatTTCACCCTCTAATTGTTTTTTTGaggatgagatcgaacatgcaaGAATTAACATCTCTTATACCAAAAAGTTTACTTCCTATTTGAAAACAAGCATTTggctaaagaaataaaaagaaattgtgggtaaaaatcaatttatgaaatagaaatttaaataaatatatttaaaaagttagatgaaagtaagttatgttttataaataaaataaaaagacaaataaATTAGAAAGAATACctctaaattgaaacaaaaaagaTTCCATGTGTTAGAGAAAAAGGAAGCGTGGTTGAGAGAAATCAAAAGATGATGAgcatgaaacaaaaaaaaaagaaaaaaaaaaagaaaaggcaaaagtgataagaaaagagaaagaaaaggttCAACTTCTTTTATTCTTGATTGTAGCTTGTAAAGGAATTTCAATTTTATTCATTGCATCAATCAAGAACAGAGAAGTTGACCGAATTTTCAGTTGGAAAAAGGTTAAAGCTGAATAAgactatttttatgtttatatttatagCTCTTTTCTTAATAAATGGTTTGAGGGGGAAACGGTTAAAGAATGAATGGCAAATTGGTAATGCAAATATATACATATCCTAATCTTATTACACATTTTTAATTGAGTGATTGCTATTTTGAGGTTGTTGTTTTTTGGTTCAAAGTTAGATTTATTATATATGGTGTGAATCTGTGTTGGAGGATCtcaatgatttgattttaatcctGATTTCTCTTATCCGCTCAACCATTTACTTAATTCTATGGTCATTCTACACATACTACATTAACCCACTCTATTTTACGTTTTCATAATACAACCACTACCATCTAAACATATCTTCTTATATAGTATTTGTCTTCCTTAAAGCTTCTATTTGTTTCATCACTTCTTTTTCGTTGTCTTACATAAATAATTCATTCCTATGTTTCATTtctataattcatataatatctTTAAACATATCATTGATTCTTTAATTGAACTATGATTTTACTATCTATAAGTGAAGTTATATCATGTATAAGTCATATACCCTATGTATCAACCTTTTACTTACTCTTTTTAGATGCTTTGGTTTTCAATACATTAAGGTATACAAGTTATACGCACATATATAGTCATTTACTTGCTCAAGAATAAGATAAGTTACATGCTGATAAAGTAATACAACAAGGAAGGAGTAGGGAGGAGGATGCAGTGATGTTGATGGAGATCAGTTCACGTAGTTGGGGTGGAGAGGTTGAGATTACAAAGAGAGGAGGTGGAGAAAGTCTTGAAGGTTGTGTGCTAAAGGTAGATTGACAAAGTGTAGGCAAATATGCTAGAGaatcaatctttttttttatcatattcgAAAGTATTTATAGGTGAGGCCCTGTGCAAGATGGTGTTAATGTGTTGGACCCGCCATCAAGTCATCATTGCAGGATGTGTGGGGCAAATGTCTTCAATGAGATGAGGATGTCTATGACGAGACAAATTCTATCATTCATTTTGATTTGGCAGTACGGAATAGTTGAATCTATGTGAGGTTTAGTGACCATAGAGATCATGTTCTTACTAGAAGGTTAGGTGCTTGGAGGAACGGATGGTTACCTTCTACTAATCTAGGTGGTTAGAACGCACCTCTTCTCAGTGACATTTCGATTTGTAGTAGGTAGGGTGCATCCTCAGATGGCCCTTTGATCTGCCACGTGTCCCCATTTATAAGGGATGTATAACAATATCCCCCCTTCAGGTCAAAACAATGGTTATAAAGTGACATCTCTTGAGACAAGTTGTTTTCGTACC
This window of the Gossypium hirsutum isolate 1008001.06 chromosome A09, Gossypium_hirsutum_v2.1, whole genome shotgun sequence genome carries:
- the LOC107890244 gene encoding CRIB domain-containing protein RIC5; this encodes MNGLLKSLKYFTHMFVDKKPEMQIGPPTDVKHVAHIGMDGPSATKPSWMNEFTSAPKFSADALNGNLEANPSASGSPNSLPANGNEKQRKKHRKPAVETDSPKGSPKASKKSKQNRLANNSTAECPGQEVQRTKNSIRDSESSCQDATEVPKKPRKKKSRGSSGGSGTSSPTSTSKAPNLLPSVNEVEC